The following proteins are encoded in a genomic region of Coffea eugenioides isolate CCC68of chromosome 6, Ceug_1.0, whole genome shotgun sequence:
- the LOC113774845 gene encoding uncharacterized protein LOC113774845 gives MCILCVIQKWSRRVATMLPWLVIPLIGLWLLSQLLPPAFRFEITSPRLACVFVLLVTLFWYEILMPQLSAWRVRRNARLRERKRFEAIELQKLKKTATRRCRNCLTPYRDQNPGGGRFMCSYCGHISKRPVLDLPVPPGLGLSNSGILKDLVGKGGKLLNGKAWSDNGWMCGQDWLENGNWVGGAFAGKPSYWRNGGGSFGGDDHCLAERSYSHVLIFACKSFTTFFFSIMGLWRKIFRVSSSRGDASLDVDRRGALDKRGENVGNCHESRGEKARRKAEEKRQARLEKELLEEEERKQREEVARLVEERRRLRDEKMEAEKERGKGSPLKGRDRRKEAEKKRHERKKERDHGSSKSNSDVEELEKRASRECERYKKCDSDRRENHRSGSESAKAHGAEVGHPFKSTSVNSHSKGVAGTRYLDRVRGTFLSSSRAFTGGGFFGKSSANTVAREPKANAFADQSQTNSNRREVSQLDRVYSKSSGNGDEKNISRPALIDPQPGGLAPKKSWQQLFTRSSSASQPSSSNVISRPNGKSKPEVQSPFTCNPPTTQAFDNPINFGLPSPFSASSFPFGSTNSNTNFLLPSEPMFPQIGEAPHQFLPEESEIFEDPCYVPDPVSLLGPVSESLDNFQLDRGFVADSGLETPSTMKNISVSAEVNRPSPIESPISRLRVSEERHANPFSFPSTAKAQDLHHLPVGGSINANDTGTWQMWNSSPLGQDGLGLVGGPASWLLPPELNRAKNEDILHPTPQKTMASLFKNDDQVHSGIHSPQNVIFGSLHNGRTVNSSVSGGPDGSWLPKTFIGPIPGNEDQFSRKFREEAAQNNMIYGSAGCSATNHQNEVSGANCWAKKDRNMPVSGIGVGNSSGTKPHIGGLYSAPDVQSFWSYDCEKE, from the exons ATGTGTATATTGTGCGTGATTCAGAAGTGGTCGCGAAGGGTTGCTACCATGTTGCCATGGTTAGTGATTCCACTCATTGGTCTGTGGCTCCTGTCCCAGCTCTTGCCTCCGGCTTTCCGGTTTGAAATCACGTCACCCAGACTGGCATGTGTCTTCGTGCTTTTGGTTACTCTTTTCTGGTATGAGATTTTGATGCCACAGTTGTCAGCTTGGCGGGTCAGGAGGAATGCTAGGCTTAGGGAGAGGAAGAGGTTTGAGGCTATTGAATTGCAGAAGTTGAAGAAAACAGCCACGAGGAGGTGTAGAAACTGTTTGACTCCATACAGGGATCAGAATCCTGGAGGTGGCAGGTTCATGTGCTCCTATTGTGGGCATATATCAAAGAGGCCTGTTCTCGATTTGCCTGTTCCGCCTGGCTTAGGTCTATCCAACTCTGGCATTTTGAAGGATTTGGTTGGAAAGGGTGGGAAGTTATTGAATGGGAAGGCCTGGTCGGACAATGGGTGGATGTGCGGGCAGGATTGGTTGGAGAATGGAAATTGGGTTGGTGGGGCTTTTGCTGGGAAGCCAAGTTATTGGAGGAACGGCGGTGGTTCTTTTGGGGGAGATGATCACTGCTTGGCTGAGAGGTCGTATTCTCATGTTCTCATTTTTGCTTGCAAGTCTTTTACAACCTTTTTTTTCAGTATCATGGGGCTTTGGAGAAAGATTTTTAGAGTTAGTTCATCTAGAGGTGATGCTTCGCTGGATGTTGATAGGAGAGGTGCACTGGATAAGAGGGGTGAAAATGTTGGTAATTGTCATGAGAGTAGAGGAGAGAAGGCCCGAAGAAAAGCCGAGGAAAAGAGGCAGGCTAGGTTAGAGAAGGAGCTattggaggaggaggagaggaaGCAAAGGGAGGAGGTAGCTAGGCTGGTGGAGGAGCGCAGGAGATTGAGGGACGAGAAGATGGAGGCTGAGAAGGAACGTGGCAAAGGGTCCCCTCTTAAGGGAAGAGACCGTAGGAAAGAAGCGGAAAAGAAACGTcatgaaagaaagaaggaaagagatCACGGATCTAGCAAAAGCAACTCTGATGTAGAAGAATTGGAAAAAAGAGCAAGCAGGGAATGTGAGCGATATAAAAAATGTGACAGTGATCGACGAGAAAATCACAGAAGTGGGTCTGAAAGCGCAAAGGCACATGGTGCTGAAGTTGGACATCCATTTAAAAGTACTTCTGTGAACAGTCATAGTAAAGGAGTTGCCGGAACTAGATACCTTGATCGCGTAAGAGGTACCTTTTTATCATCTTCCAGAGCATTTACTGGAGGTGGTTTCTTTGGAAAAAGTTCAGCTAACACTGTTGCAAGAGAGCCAAAAGCTAATGCATTTGCAGATCAATCTcaaacaaattcaaatagaagaGAAGTATCTCAGCTGGATCGTGTATATTCAAAATCTAGTGGAAATGGAGATGAAAAGAACATCTCTCGGCCT GCGCTCATTGACCCTCAACCAGGGGGTTTAGCCCCTAAAAAGTCATGGCAACAGCTATTCACTCGCTCTTCTTCTGCTTCCCAGCCCTCAAGTTCAAATGTAATAAGTAGGCCAAATGGAAAATCCAAACCAGAAGTTCAGAGTCCTTTTACCTGTAATCCTCCAACAACACAGGCATTTGACAACCCAATTAATTTTGGACTGCCATCACCGTTTAGTGcatcttcttttccttttgggtCAACAAACAGTaatacaaattttcttttgccatCTGAACCGATGTTTCCTCAAATTGGAGAAGCACCACACCAATTTTTGCCAGAGGAGTCCGAGATTTTTGAAGATCCTTGTTATGTTCCAGACCCTGTTTCCTTACTCGGGCCTGTTTCTGAGTCACTTGATAACTTTCAGTTGGATCGTGGTTTTGTAGCAGATTCAGGTCTGGAAACACCATCTACAATGAAGAATATTTCTGTATCTGCTGAAGTTAATAGGCCATCACCAATTGAGTCTCCGATATCACGATTACGAGTTTCTGAAGAAAGGCATGCTAATCCTTTTTCTTTCCCAAGTACTGCAAAGGCCCAGGATCTACACCATCTGCCAGTAGGGGGCTCAATTAATGCTAATGACACAGGAACTTGGCAGATGTGGAATAGCTCTCCTCTTGGTCAGGATGGTCTAGGTCTGGTAGGCGGCCCAGCCAGCTGGCTTTTGCCGCCAGAACTGAATAGGGCAAAGAATGAAGACATCTTGCATCCGACACCTCAGAAAACTATGGCTTCACTGTTTAAAAATGACGATCAAGTCCATTCTGGCATTCATTCCCCTCAGAATGTGATTTTTGGAAGCCTCCATAATGGCAGGACCGTTAATAGTTCTGTGTCTGGTGGTCCTGATGGTTCGTGGTTGCCTAAAACATTTATTGGGCCAATACCTGGGAACGAAGATCAATTTTCTCGTAAGTTTAGGGAAGAAGCTGCTCAGAACAATATGATTTATGGTAGCGCTGGTTGTTCTGCGACTAATCATCAAAATGAGGTGTCTGGAGCTAACTGCTGGGCCAA GAAGGACAGGAATATGCCAGTTTCGGGAATAGGGGTTGGGAACTCATCAGGGACGAAGCCCCATATTGGTGGCCTCTACTCTGCTCCAGATGTACAGTCTTTTTGGTCATATGATTGCGAAAAGGAATAG
- the LOC113774678 gene encoding uncharacterized protein LOC113774678, with amino-acid sequence MLSNGPDFPKKMSLFHIQPDDKFFSRLVSKENSSANPSFRVYYGDLSGAVPFTWETRPGTPKHTSFSDSTSLPPLTPPPSYHANTSHSSSTDKPTKKQPRSKLVLRSLLARTISLNRAEYLTSPPSSSSSLSSLSSFRSSSHSSSFSGTITPSSFRGRRRRFSSWGSSLDDEGEDGHLQMPSGSGSPKLRFCFPARRSTISSGNQGGNSVSVVTRKKNLLSIIGCGSG; translated from the coding sequence atgCTGAGCAATGGCCCTGACTTCCCAAAAAAGATGTCACTATTCCATATCCAACCCGATGATAAATTCTTCTCCAGGCTCGTGTCCAAGGAAAACTCCTCTGCCAACCCTTCTTTCAGAGTATACTACGGAGACTTATCCGGTGCAGTCCCATTCACATGGGAGACTAGGCCTGGTACCCCGAAACACACTTCTTTTTCTGATTCTACGTCCCTCCCTCCGCTCACTCCCCCTCCCTCCTACCATGCTAATACTTCCCACAGCAGCAGCACTGACAAGCCCACAAAGAAGCAACCGAGGTCTAAACTGGTGTTGCGCAGTTTGCTGGCGAGGACGATCAGTCTCAACAGGGCAGAATATTTGACATCACCaccttcttcatcatcatcctTGTCATCCTTATCATCCTTCAGGTCCTCCTCTCACTCGTCCTCCTTTTCTGGTACAATAACACCTTCCAGTTTCCGTGGGCGCCGGAGACGATTTTCTAGCTGGGGTTCATCGCTGGACGACGAGGGCGAAGACGGCCATTTGCAAATGCCCAGTGGCAGTGGATCTCCCAAGTTAAGGTTTTGCTTTCCTGCAAGAAGGAGCACGATCAGCAGTGGGAATCAAGGCGGCAATTCAGTATCAGTTGTGACCAGGAAGAAAAATCTCTTGTCCATCATTGGCTGTGGATCTGGCTGA
- the LOC113775548 gene encoding WEB family protein At2g38370-like codes for MAALGGVSQGASEAFHHHPEGFDSSPTMGPAAHILLDSPDEEEDKGAVRAEIDTSAPFESVREAASRFGGMGFWKPSSQNHKPSSSSSEHGNELMDITHLEEQAAQLERDLVMKERETFDVLKELEATKMVVEELKANLQKETSAVCSTLNDKDVNPVEAAEADSHQTANSGLDLCPSSAPGFILLELKQAKLNLTRTTTDLAEIRATVESYNRKIEKERISLEKTRQRLSSNTVKISSLETEVNQTKDKLQLVKCADQGRVSCDETMNMAKEIQRLTSETEEFKKVGEAARSEVSRAMSEIEQAKIRIKTTEIRLVAAKKMKEAARASEAVALAEIRALSNTETARSGLQQKPEVLTITCEEYASLKSKAREAEAACQKRLVDAVPLVDEANVSKAEILMKVEEATEEVKSSKKALEEALSRVESANRGKLAVEEALRKWRSERGQKRRPVHNSTKFKNACPSHLRKDSSLLDVNGINMVNDELKPVLKPTLSIGQILSRKLLLTEEFENGMQGDKNVGKRKVSLAQMLGKHYGDKNFATKGGAENAKQLPAKRKKYGFARISLLVTKEGKKKKKRSATSTWLRE; via the exons ATGGCCGCCCTAGGTGGAGTTAGTCAGGGTGCTTCCGAAGCCTTCCATCATCACCCCGAGGGCTTCGATTCCTCTCCTACAATGGGGCCCGCCGCCCATATCCTCCTGGATTCTCCGGATGAGGAGGAGGACAAGGGCGCTGTGCGGGCGGAGATCGACACCTCTGCACCCTTCGAGTCCGTGAGGGAGGCCGCATCCCGATTCGGGGGAATGGGCTTCTGGAAACCGTCTTCCCAGAACCACAAgccctcttcttcctcttctgaG CATGGCAATGAACTCATGGACATCACACACTTGGAGGAACAAGCTGCGCAGTTGGAAAGAGATCTTGTCATGAAAGAAAGGGAAACTTTTGATGTTTTAAAAGAACTGGAGGCCACTAAAATGGTTGTGGAAGAATTGAAGGCAAACCTGCAGAAAGAAACTTCTGCAGTATGTTCAACCCTCAATGACAAGGATGTAAATCCTGTTGAAGCAGCAGAGGCGGATAGCCATCAGACTGCTAACAGCGGTTTAGACCTCTGTCCCTCATCTGCTCCAGGTTTTATCTTATTGGAGCTGAAACAGGCCAAGTTAAACCTAACCAGGACAACGACTGATCTTGCAGAGATTCGAGCCACAGTTGAATCATATAACAGAAAAATTGAGAAGGAGAGAATCTCACTCGAGAAGACTCGTCAAAGGCTGTCATCAAATACTGTAAAAATTTCATCTCTTGAAACGGAGGTGAACCAAACAAAAGATAAGCTACAGCTGGTGAAATGCGCAGATCAAGGTAGGGTCAGTTGTGATGAAACCATGAATATGGCAAAGGAAATCCAACGGTTGACCTCTGAGACAGAAGAGTTTAAGAAAGTTGGAGAAGCTGCCAGATCAGAGGTCTCGAGAGCGATGTCTGAGATTGAACAGGCAAAGATTCGGATCAAGACTACTGAGATCAGGCTAGTGGCTGCTAAGAAAATGAAGGAAGCGGCTAGAGCATCTGAAGCTGTTGCTCTTGCAGAGATTAGAGCACTATCTAACACTGAGACTGCTCGTTCTGGTTTACAGCAAAAGCCTGAAGTTTTAACTATTACCTGTGAGGAATACGCTTCACTAAAGTCAAAAGCACGTGAAGCTGAGGCAGCTTGTCAGAAGAGATTGGTAGATGCAGTGCCTCTAGTAGACGAAGCTAATGTATCAAAAGCTGAAATCCTAATGAAGGTAGAGGAAGCTACAGAAGAAGTGAAAAGTAGCAAGAAGGCCTTGGAGGAAGCACTGAGCAGGGTAGAGAGTGCAAATAGAGGCAAACTGGCAGTTGAAGAGGCTCTGCGAAAATGGAGATCTGAACGGGGCCAGAAAAGGCGCCCTGTTCACAACTCGACCAAGTTCAAAAACGCTTGCCCATCTCATCTCCGCAAAGATTCTAGTCTGCTGGATGTAAATGGTATCAATATGGTAAACGATGAGCTAAAGCCAGTCCTGAAGCCAACGTTATCTATTGGTCAAATACTGAGCAGGAAGCTGCTTTTGACTGAGGAATTTGAGAACGGAATGCAGGGAGATAAGAATGTTGGGAAGCGTAAGGTGTCACTGGCCCAAATGCTTGGGAAACACTATGGTGATAAGAATTTTGCTACCAAAGGGGGGGCCGAAAATGCGAAGCAACTCCCGGCAAAGAGAAAGAAGTACGGGTTTGCTCGGATTTCACTCCTCGTGACGAAGGAGggtaagaaaaagaagaaacgaAGTGCAACTTCAACGTGGCTTAGGGAGTAG
- the LOC113775150 gene encoding CBL-interacting serine/threonine-protein kinase 14: MEDDDGYALPAATTPTRAITQQQRSGGGDYPPGEVSLFGKYEVRKLLGCGGFAKVYHARDIRTGNNVAIKAVSKRKVAKGNLRAHVKREISIMRRLRHPNIVRLLEVLATKTKIYLVMEFAKGGELFAKVAKGRFSEDLSRRYFQQLISAVQCCHSRGVYHRDLKPENLLLDENWDLKVTDFGLSAVTDQIRADGLLHTLCGTPAYVAPEVLAKKGYDGAKVDIWSCGVILYVLNAGYLPFNDTNLMVMYRKIYEGEFRCPKWTSPDLKRLLSRLLDKNPETRITMDEILNDPWVKRGGFLKERKCGYSPTDPELDYLLFKDTDPDPADGYRNVSDNKGFLNAFDIISFSTGFDLSGLFCDSDEGVEGERFVSAEPPERILERVEEVAKEERVRLTRKGKGFGVRLEGQDGNFTGALQIHRLTDELVLVDVRRRETGGFGCSRDMWRDRFRPQLSELELQTDQRVAST, encoded by the coding sequence ATGGAAGATGACGATGGCTACGCATTGCCAGCAGCAACAACTCCTACAAGAGCAATAACACAGCAGCAGCGGAGCGGTGGCGGAGATTACCCGCCAGGGGAAGTTAGCCTGTTCGGAAAATATGAGGTTAGGAAACTCCTAGGATGCGGGGGCTTCGCCAAGGTGTACCATGCTCGGGACATCCGCACCGGCAACAACGTGGCCATCAAGGCCGTCAGCAAGCGCAAAGTTGCCAAAGGAAACCTCAGGGCGCACGTGAAGCGGGAGATCTCTATCATGCGCCGGCTGCGCCACCCCAACATCGTCCGCCTCCTGGAGGTCCTGGCCACCAAGACCAAGATTTATTTGGTGATGGAGTTCGCCAAAGGAGGTGAGCTCTTCGCCAAGGTTGCCAAAGGCCGCTTCAGCGAAGACCTCAGCCGTCGCTATTTCCAGCAACTAATCTCCGCCGTGCAGTGCTGCCACTCCCGGGGGGTCTACCACCGCGACCTGAAGCCCGAGAACCTGCTCTTGGACGAGAACTGGGACTTAAAGGTAACGGATTTCGGCCTGAGCGCGGTGACGGATCAGATCAGAGCGGACGGGCTCCTGCACACCCTCTGCGGGACGCCGGCTTACGTGGCGCCTGAAGTCCTGGCGAAGAAAGGCTACGATGGGGCGAAGGTGGACATCTGGTCGTGCGGGGTCATCCTCTACGTCCTGAACGCAGGTTACCTACCATTCAACGACACCAACCTCATGGTAATGTATAGGAAAATCTACGAAGGCGAGTTCCGATGCCCCAAGTGGACGTCCCCGGACTTGAAACGCTTGCTATCGCGGCTTCTGGACAAAAACCCGGAGACCCGGATCACGATGGACGAGATCCTGAACGATCCCTGGGTTAAGAGGGGCGGTTTCTTGAAGGAGAGGAAATGCGGCTATTCGCCGACGGACCCCGAGTTGGACTACCTGCTCTTCAAGGACACTGACCCCGACCCCGCTGACGGTTATCGCAACGtcagtgataacaaaggcttccTGAATGCCTTCGACATCATTTCCTTCTCCACGGGCTTCGACCTGTCGGGTTTGTTCTGCGACAGCGATGAGGGGGTCGAGGGTGAGAGGTTTGTGTCGGCGGAGCCTCCGGAGAGGATTCTGGAGAGGGTGGAGGAGGTGGCCAAGGAGGAGAGGGTGAGGCTGACGAGGAAGGGCAAAGGGTTCGGGGTGAGGTTGGAGGGGCAGGACGGGAATTTCACGGGGGCACTCCAGATTCACCGGTTAACCGATGAGTTGGTTTTGGTGGACGTACGACGGCGGGAAACTGGTGGGTTTGGATGTAGCCGGGATATGTGGCGGGATAGGTTCAGACCGCAGCTTAGTGAGCTAGAGTTGCAAACGGACCAGCGGGTTGCCAGTACCTGA
- the LOC113774622 gene encoding prosaposin-like, whose product MDVRVPFFLFLLSNCWGANARELVTTNLFRSRSGIASDFQLNGQRPNKEVQTADGFDQNDQVCMLCEEFAVEAVNYFANNKTQTEILEILYKTCSKMHTFKQQCTSLVDYYAPLFFLEISSVQPKEFCQKVDLCEDIVSISQSLSENSCELCHTVVSEAITKLKDPDTQLEIVEVLLKACDAVQGHVNKCKRMVFEYVPVILVNAEQFLETKDICTMLHACESAAPTAQVLSSTSETSLRAAS is encoded by the exons ATGGATGTCAGGgttcccttctttctttttcttctgagCAATTGCTGGGGCGCTAATGCTAGAGAATTGGTAACCACTAATCTCTTCCGCAGTCGAAGTGGCATTGCTTCAG attttcaaCTTAATGGCCAGCGGCCAAACAAAGAAGTTCAAACTGCAGATGGATTTGATCAGAATGACCAAGTTTGCATGTTATGTGAAGAGTTTGCGGTTGAGGCAGTTAATTACTTTGCTAACAACAAAACTCAAACAGAAATCCTGGAGATCCTTTATAAGACATGCTCTAAGATGCATACTTTCAAGCAGCAG TGCACCTCATTGGTGGATTATTATGCCCCTCTCTTCTTCTTAGAGATTTCATCAGTACAACCCAAGGAGTTCTGCCAAAAGGTTGATCTTTGTGAAGACATTGTTTCAATCTCGCAGTCTCTCTCTGAGAATAGCTGTGAATTGTGCCATACTGTTGTGTCAGAGGCcataacaaaattgaaagatCCAGACACTCAG TTAGAAATAGTTGAGGTGCTTCTGAAGGCATGCGATGCCGTACAGGGTCATGTGAACAAG TGCAAGAGAATGGTCTTTGAATATGTACCTGTGATCCTTGTAAACGCTGAGCAGTTTCTGGAAACAAAGGACATATGCACCATGCTACATGCTTGTGAATCGGCTGCTCCGACAGCGCAAGTATTGTCGTCCACCTCCGAAACATCCCTGCGTGCGGCATCGTAA